The nucleotide sequence gcactgcccttctttggaattgggatgtagactgatcttctccaatcttctggccactgctgagttttccaaacttgctggcatattgagtgtagcaccttaacagcatcatcttttaaaattttaaatagttcagctggaataccatcacttccactggccttgttatttgcagtgctttctaaggcccatttgacttcactttccacgatgtctggctcaaggtcagcaaccacactacctgggctATACgggacatccatttctttctggtataattcctctgtgtattcttgccacctcttcttgatgtcttctgcttctgttaggtcctttccacttttgtcctttattatggaaatgtttgtacgaaatgttcctttcatatctccaattttcttgaacagatctctggttcttcccattctattgctttcctctatttctttgcattgctcgtttaagaaggtcttcttgtctctccttgctattctttggagatctgcattcaatttcctgtatctttcaccatctccctcgcattttgcttgccttctctcccttgctatttgtaaggcctcattggacagccactttgctttcttgcatttccttttcattgggatggttttcgttgctgcctcctgtataatgttatgaGCCTCCATTCATAGTtttttcaggcactctgtccaccagatctaaatccttaaacctgttcctcacttctactatgtattcataagggatttgacttagattgtatcttaccggcccagtggtttttcctactttcttcagtttaagcttgaattttgctataagaagctgttgatctgagccacagtcagctccaggtcttgtttttgctgactgtatagaacttctccatctttggctgcagagaatataatcaatctgatttcgatgctgcccatctggtgatgtccatgtgtagagtcgtctcttgtgttgttggaaaagcgtgtttgtgatgaccagcttgttctcttgacagaactctattagcctttgccctgcttcattttgatctccaaggccaaacttgccagttgttccttttatctcttgactccctactttagcattccaatcccctatgatgagaagaacatccttctttggtttcACTTCtgtaaggtgttgtaagtcttcatagaattggtcaatttcagtttcttcagcaccagtagttggtgcataaacttggattactgtgatgttaaaaggtctgccttggattcgtatcgagatcattctatcatttttgataCAGTACAGccttcgccactcttttgttgactatgagggccactccatttcttttacgggtttcttgcccacagtagtagatatgatggtcatccgaactgaattcacccattcccgtccattttagttcactgatgcccaggatgtcaatatttattcttgccatctcacttttgaccacctccaacttacccagattcatggttcttacattccaggttcctatgcaatatttttctttacagcattggactttcctttcgcttccaggcatatcctgGAAGAATGTAAAATTACAGTATATTAAGGTAAattattaggataaaaacaaagatggaaaggatttgctgaaatatctAACtcaactagaatacaaaaaagggaggtgcgaggaggtcaaggaaacaagcaaatgaaagataagtagtGGGaaggtttgatttgttttttttgttttttcttttgtttgttttttcttttttcttttgtttgtttttacttgttGTGATGTATTGTCTTGTTTTTTGCTTAATttggtgttttctcttttttccttttgtaacctttaaaactttaataaatattattttaaaaaaaatagttggtgtattctaagtgctctACTGCAGCTGAGGTTGGTGTCTTATAAGGTGTCGATATGGACTGAAGCTTTCCAcattctttccacattcagtacatttaaatggtttctcctgtgtgagttcgttggtgttttCTAAGGCTTTCAGaaagactgaagcactttccacattcaatacatttaaatggtgtctcccccgtgagttcgttgatgttttctaaggcttTCAGaaagactgaagcactttccacattcaatacatttaaatggtttctccccaatgtgagttcgttggtgcatTCTAAGTGTTTCATATCGACTGAagatctttccacattcaatacatttaaatggtttctcccctgtgtgagttagttggtgtattctaagtgttccatttagactgaaactctttccacattcaatacatttaaatggtttctcccccgtgtgagttagttggtgtcttctaagtgttccacttccactgaagctctttccacattcaatacatttaaatggtttctcccctgtgtgagttcgttggtgtattctaagtgcttcATATCGACTGAagatctttccacattcaatacattgaaatggtttctcccccgtgtgagttttttggtgtcttctaagtgctccactttcactgaaactctttccacattaaatacatttaaatggtttatcccctgtgtgagttcgttggtgtattctaagtgctccgtttagactgaagctctttccacattcaatacattcaaatggtttctcccccgtgtgagttttttggtgttttctaagtgttccgtttagactgaagcactttccacattcaatacatgcaaatggtttctcccctgtgtgagttagttggtgtattctaagtgttccatttagactgaaactctttccacattcaatacatttaaatggtttctcccccgtgtgagttagttggtgtcttctaagtgttccacttccactgaagctctttccacattcaatacatttaaatggtttctcccctgtgtgagttcgttggtgtattctaagtgcttcATATCGACTGAagatctttccacattcaatacattgaaatggtttctcccccgtgtgagttttttggtgtcttctaagtgctccactttcactgaaactctttccacattcaatacatttaaatggtttatcccctgtgtgagttcgttggtgtattctaagtgctccgtttagactgaagctctttccacattcaatacattcaaatggtttctcccccgtgtgagttttttggtgttttctaagtgttccgtttagactgaagcactttccacattcaatacatgcaaatggtttctcccctgtgtgagttcgttggtgtattctaagtgctccactttcactgaaactctttccacattcaatacattgaaatggtttctcccccgtgtgagtttgttggtgtcttctaagtgctccacttttaatgaagctctttccacattcaatacatttaaatggtttatcccctgtatgagttcgttggtgcattctaagtgttccatatcgactgaagcactttccacattcaatacatgcaaatggtttatcccctgtatgagtttgttggtgtcttctCAGTCTTCCACTGTGACTAAAGCACATcccacactccaggcatttaaactgtttctttgttcttcccaatgaTTTCACAGATGACTCCATAGAATTCTGGCCatcatcttcctcacctgtttgggagtggggggcggggtggggagaaTCCTGTTAAGACtttcaagaaagaaaagaaaggaactaAAAAACACGTCAATCCCAATATGCACTGTCTCTTATTTTAACAGTCTCCATTCTCCACTGTCCTCTCTTACGTTCCAAACTTCTAGGAATGTAGATGTGATAATGGCAAGAATGAGACATGATCACTCCATTCtcttaataaaatgcatttatgtTATAATTTATGGTGGAACTGGCTTCTTAGACacatctctgtacagtggtacctcgggttaagtacttaattcgttctggaggtccgtacttaacctgaaactgttcttatgctgaagcagcattttagctaatggggccttcaccgccggagcacgatttctgttctcatcctgaagcaaagttcttaacctgaagcactatttctgggtgagcagagtctgtaacctgaagcatatgtaacctgaagcgtatgtaacccgaggtaccacagtatttctCTTTTTCCAGGGAGGAAATGATCACAGGCTTGAATAGCAGTCTCTCCTATGACTAAGAAGTAAAACTTTTGTGTTACTATGCCACATGTAACTgtaaaaatattgcaatatattagaacaggcatccccaaacttggccctccagatgttttgggactacaattcccatcatccctgaccactgatcctgttagctagggacattgggagttgtagtcccaaaacatctggagggccaagtttgggaatgcctgtattagaacataagaagagcctgttcgATTGAGCAAAGGCccccctagtccagcatcctgttctcacagtggtcaactaaATGCCTGCagtaaaccagcaagcaggatttgagtacaagagccccctgccttcctgtgctttcagtctaatcctctttttcaagctatccaagttgttggccatcactcCTGTAGGATGGAAGTCCATAGAAATCCATTTAGACTATTGCTCATATCTTGGGCAATAGAATAAAAGGTGTTTTAGCAGAAAAAATTCATCACAAGCAGGCCTGCTTTCTACCAGGACGTCAGATGAAGGAGaatataaggaatataattgatattattgaatatttgaaAGTAAGAAATGAGAAAAAGTGGCCTTAatgtttatagatgctgaaaaggcttttgataatgtttcatgggcttttatgaaaaatataaaagaaaaaatgaattaTGGGGAAGCAATTTATTTTTACCAACAGTCTATGCTGATTGTTAATAAGGTTATAACAGAAAAGTGTAAAATAATGAAGGGGACAAGACAAGGATACcctatcaccattattatttattttggtattAGAGGCCCTGGTGAGAGAGAAAAAGTGGAGAAATTAATTACAGGAATAACAGTAGAAAATAaagcatataaattaaaagcttttACAGTAATTgtaattataaaggtaaaggtaaaggtacccctgcccgtacgggccagtcttgccagactctggggttggtgcgcccatctcactcaagaggccgggggccagcgctgtccggagacacttccgggtcacgtggccagcgtgacaaagctgctctggcgagccagagccgcacacggaaacgccgtttaccttcccgctggtaagcggtccctatttatctacttgcacccgggggtgctttcaaactgctaggttggcaggcgctgggaccgagcaacgggagcgcaccccgccgcggggattcgaaccgccgacctttcgatcggcaagccctaggcgctgaggctttaacccacagcgccacccgcgtccctaattgtaATTATAGTGGATCCCAAAAATACTCCACCGAAGGTGGTAGAAAAGATACAGGACTTCGGGCAGGCCGGAGGCTTTAAACTAAACAAGAATAAGACTAagtttttggtaaaaaaaacacaatagaGGAAGATCAAAAGGAATTACAACAGAAAACAGAGTTAGTTATACATAACAAAGTCAAATACTGAGGTATTTGTTTGACAGCTaagaatattaatatttttaaagacaattacaaGAATgagtggaaagaaataaaaagagctttagagatatggggaagaatgaatttatcattttggggaagaatatcagtaataaaaatgaatgtattgccaaaaatgttatttttattccaatcagTCCTGGCAATAGGCAACGCAGGATGCTTTGAAAAATGGCAagaagatatatctaggtttatcTGACAAGGGACGAAATcaagtataaaaaataaattattaacagatgtaagagagagagaggaggtttcgccctgccggatttgaaacttgtcagggaactgccattggagctagaggcggaggcaaggctcccaagcgatgctggagaagggcccagcagggagagaggcagctcatcggctggggaaggaaatcagcgtaacaccagggataaaggggggcagatgggggaatcggcgagggggctccaggactcctcgccagagaccagcggggagagaacaggtcctccgctgcccacacccaccctgcgcagaagacttccgtgcagggagagtaggcagagacttggcgtcaaagaacttctttgctggaagaggttcaagaaacgcccactgacggattctgctagcgactgaaacagccacgaagtgaagggctgtccagacagaaaaggtttaaccaggcaacctagccaggagtgacggcaacttacgcacgaacAACCCCTATAACCATTAcaaaa is from Podarcis muralis chromosome 2, rPodMur119.hap1.1, whole genome shotgun sequence and encodes:
- the LOC114592269 gene encoding LOW QUALITY PROTEIN: uncharacterized protein LOC114592269 (The sequence of the model RefSeq protein was modified relative to this genomic sequence to represent the inferred CDS: substituted 1 base at 1 genomic stop codon) codes for the protein MEGGRWTGDLVRPSPASLPTTSEHSLPGPLEKSGEEDDGQNSMESSVKSLGRTKKQFKCLECGMCFSHSGRLRRHQQTHTGDKPFACIECGKCFSRYGTLRMHQRTHTGDKPFKCIECGKSFIKSGALRRHQQTHTGEKPFQCIECGKSFSESGALRIHQRTHTGEKPFACIECGKCFSLNGTLRKHQKTHTGEKPFECIECGKSFSLNGALRIHQRTHTGDKPFKCIECGKSFSESGALRRHQKTHTGEKPFQCIECGKIFSRYEALRIHQRTHTGEKPFKCIECGKSFSGSGTLRRHQLTHTGEKPFKCIECGKSFSLNGTLRIHQLTHTGEKPFACIECGKCFSLNGTLRKHQKTHTGEKPFECIECGKSFSLNGALRIHQRTHTGDKPFKCIXCGKSFSESGALRRHQKTHTGEKPFQCIECGKIFSRYEALRIHQRTHTGEKPFKCIECGKSFSGSGTLRRHQLTHTGEKPFKCIECGKSFSLNGTLRIHQLTHTGEKPFKCIECGKIFSRYETLRMHQRTHIGEKPFKCIECGKCFIQIGRLRRHQQTHTGEKPFACIECGKTFRENSTLRKHQGTHTGEKPFQCIECGKSFSRSEHLRKHQLTHTGEKPFKCIECGKCFSLTESLRRHQRTHTGETPFKCIECGKSFSQNGTLRMHQVTHIGEKPFKCIECGNSFSQNRYLRRHQRTHTGEKPFKCIECGMSFSVSGYLRKHQKTHTAEKPFECIECGKSFSVSGNLRKHQKTHTGEKPFECIECGKSFIKSGALRKHQQTHTGEKPFQCIECGKCFSLNGTLRKHQKTHTGEKPFACIECGKCFSRYEALRIHQRTHTGEKPFKCIECGKSFSESGTLRKHQKTHTGEKPFKCIECGKCFSLTESLRRHQRTHTGETLFKCIECGKSFSRYETLRMHQRTHIGEKPFKCIECGNSFSQNRYLRRHQRTHTGEKPFKCIECGKCFSQNEALRKHEKTHTGETI